The Verrucomicrobiota bacterium genome window below encodes:
- a CDS encoding SCO family protein encodes MSETPSRSFIHTYGFSLVLRFVAVIITGLLAIVVFQHFQARQKLANQHTIEIPKRQVPEFSLTERSSTEVTRESLKNKVWVANFIFTTCPTVCPIMTRRMKALQDEVLKQDVELQLVSFSIDPETDTPQELQKYANLHGADPKRWWFLTGHPDTIFNIARYGFALGFVENPEEDRNNIGRYAHSSKFALVDKEGFVRGYYDSQAKAFIQDILRDAQGLRTLY; translated from the coding sequence ATGAGTGAAACACCCTCTCGATCCTTCATACACACTTACGGCTTTAGCTTGGTCTTGCGCTTTGTTGCTGTTATTATTACAGGACTCTTGGCCATCGTGGTCTTTCAACATTTCCAAGCGCGTCAAAAATTAGCGAATCAACACACCATAGAAATACCCAAGCGCCAGGTTCCTGAGTTCTCACTTACTGAACGTTCCTCCACGGAAGTCACAAGAGAATCACTCAAAAACAAAGTTTGGGTCGCTAATTTTATATTCACCACATGTCCTACGGTTTGCCCTATCATGACACGCCGAATGAAAGCTCTGCAGGACGAAGTTCTTAAGCAGGACGTAGAGCTACAGCTGGTTTCCTTTTCCATCGACCCTGAGACAGATACTCCTCAGGAATTACAAAAGTATGCTAACCTGCACGGTGCTGATCCGAAACGCTGGTGGTTTTTAACAGGTCATCCTGACACCATCTTTAATATTGCAAGATACGGTTTCGCTCTGGGCTTTGTCGAAAACCCAGAGGAAGACAGAAATAATATTGGACGCTATGCGCATAGCAGCAAGTTCGCCCTGGTTGACAAGGAAGGTTTCGTCAGAGGCTATTATGACAGCCAGGCGAAGGCATTCATTCAAGACATCCTGCGCGACGCACAGGGCCTAAGGACACTCTACTAG
- the cyoE gene encoding heme o synthase, with the protein MDTKQVTLEELDTSNGVETETPSRFAIYSELTKARLTVLVLLTTLAGFLLASNENVNYVHLLHTLFGTGLLAAGASALNQWMERKWDALMKRTCQRPLPAKHIRPGEALAFGVVSSVIGTFYLLAAVNVLSAVIGLATLLSYILLYTPLKRYTAFNTLLGAIPGALPPVIGWVAAKGTWDTGAWILFGVLFFWQIPHFLSISWIYREDYVNAGFRMLSNDDNTGETTARHAIFYCIALVAVSLLPLFTGMTNLIYFSGAFILGATFLAFCFRFMNERTYPRARALFLASVLYLPCLLALMTLDQA; encoded by the coding sequence ATGGATACAAAGCAAGTAACACTAGAAGAACTAGATACGTCTAATGGTGTGGAAACCGAAACACCAAGCAGGTTTGCTATTTATTCTGAACTTACTAAGGCTCGATTAACCGTTCTTGTCTTGCTCACAACTCTTGCAGGTTTCCTACTGGCATCTAATGAAAATGTTAACTATGTCCACTTACTTCACACCTTGTTTGGAACTGGGCTGCTCGCTGCCGGAGCATCTGCCTTGAACCAATGGATGGAGCGCAAGTGGGATGCATTGATGAAACGCACTTGTCAAAGACCACTACCTGCCAAGCATATTCGTCCTGGCGAGGCGCTTGCCTTTGGCGTAGTTAGCTCAGTCATAGGTACCTTCTACTTATTAGCAGCTGTAAACGTGCTCTCCGCTGTCATTGGTTTAGCAACGCTTCTATCTTATATCTTGCTCTACACTCCTCTTAAAAGATATACCGCCTTCAATACACTCTTAGGCGCTATTCCCGGAGCGCTTCCGCCTGTTATCGGTTGGGTAGCCGCTAAGGGCACTTGGGACACCGGTGCATGGATACTATTTGGCGTGCTCTTTTTCTGGCAGATACCGCACTTTTTATCTATCAGTTGGATTTATCGTGAGGACTATGTGAATGCGGGGTTCCGCATGTTGTCTAACGACGACAACACGGGAGAGACCACTGCTCGTCACGCTATCTTTTACTGTATTGCACTTGTTGCCGTATCCTTATTACCCCTCTTTACAGGTATGACAAACCTCATTTATTTTTCAGGAGCGTTTATTCTTGGAGCTACTTTCCTAGCCTTTTGCTTCCGGTTCATGAACGAACGCACTTACCCGAGAGCTAGAGCTTTGTTCTTGGCTTCAGTTCTTTACCTTCCTTGTTTACTCGCTTTAATGACCCTTGACCAAGCATAA
- a CDS encoding COX15/CtaA family protein yields MNNRIAQIQYRPGLHYFSIFTAISTLFLICLGGQVTSKEAGMAVPDWPTTFGESMFLYPLSKMVGGVFWEHSHRLVASAVGLFTLILAYWVMIKERRKSLKIMVCIAVVSVIIQGLLGGLRVVLVLPEIGIFHAALAQSFFCLVTCIAVMTSRYWINKSQRQDIQPLPFNISKFTLGLTLVIFLQLMIGAVLRHEHAGLSIPDFPLHYGKVIPPLDPGYLETLNDFRNEILHMPPTSTAQIFLHFIHRLVAYSIIALFIGSYIWLATRHASSFRPFRKPITIWGGLIFFQAALGIATVLTLKAAEVATLHVANGATILAFGVVINLIIWQHHKLSESIRAQGPDIKRSKKMVESVV; encoded by the coding sequence ATGAATAATAGAATTGCACAAATACAGTATCGACCTGGGCTACATTACTTCTCCATCTTTACGGCCATTTCCACCCTATTTCTTATATGTCTGGGGGGACAAGTCACTAGCAAGGAAGCAGGCATGGCAGTCCCGGATTGGCCGACAACTTTTGGAGAAAGCATGTTTCTTTACCCACTCAGTAAAATGGTTGGAGGTGTTTTCTGGGAGCATTCTCACCGACTTGTTGCATCAGCAGTTGGCCTCTTCACACTTATTCTAGCGTATTGGGTGATGATTAAAGAAAGGAGGAAGTCTCTCAAAATCATGGTTTGCATTGCAGTAGTTAGCGTAATTATTCAAGGGTTACTAGGGGGGCTTCGAGTGGTTCTTGTATTGCCAGAAATAGGTATTTTTCATGCAGCATTAGCTCAGAGCTTCTTTTGCTTAGTTACTTGTATTGCCGTCATGACATCGCGCTATTGGATTAATAAGTCACAGAGGCAGGATATCCAGCCACTACCTTTTAATATAAGCAAATTCACTTTAGGGCTAACCCTGGTCATTTTCCTTCAGCTGATGATAGGCGCCGTATTACGCCATGAGCACGCAGGTCTCTCTATTCCGGATTTTCCTCTTCATTATGGCAAAGTGATTCCTCCCCTAGATCCAGGGTATCTTGAGACACTAAATGATTTTCGTAACGAAATTTTACATATGCCACCAACTTCTACTGCTCAGATTTTTCTACATTTCATACACCGCCTAGTCGCCTATAGTATTATTGCCCTATTTATAGGCAGCTACATATGGCTAGCAACCAGGCATGCTTCCAGCTTTAGACCCTTTCGCAAACCCATTACCATATGGGGAGGATTGATTTTTTTTCAAGCAGCTTTGGGCATTGCGACGGTCCTGACTTTAAAAGCTGCAGAAGTAGCTACTTTGCATGTGGCCAATGGGGCAACAATCCTAGCTTTCGGGGTTGTGATAAATCTCATTATCTGGCAGCATCACAAGCTTTCAGAAAGCATCAGGGCTCAAGGCCCGGATATCAAAAGATCTAAAAAAATGGTTGAATCAGTGGTGTAA
- a CDS encoding cytochrome c3 family protein, with product MANIFPRWTNWLAIKVVIAVVCIKTTVVLGITYYCTPKYTRVGYMPNQPIPYDHSLHVGQLGLDCRYCHFGVEQVAHSNVPTTQTCMNCHSQVKMNSPKLAALRESWETGTPVEWVKIHKSPDYVYFNHAVHVNRGVSCYSCHGKVNEMRVVWHEHSQSMGWCLDCHRAPEKNLRPLNEIYNLDWQADSQESQIEQGLKYVEAWNVNPPVSCAGCHR from the coding sequence ATGGCAAACATATTTCCGCGTTGGACAAATTGGTTAGCTATAAAGGTTGTGATAGCGGTCGTTTGTATCAAGACCACTGTGGTCTTGGGCATAACTTATTACTGTACTCCAAAGTATACGCGTGTTGGTTATATGCCTAATCAGCCCATTCCCTATGATCACTCGCTCCACGTTGGTCAGCTAGGCTTAGATTGCCGTTACTGTCATTTTGGCGTTGAACAGGTTGCGCACTCAAATGTTCCAACCACGCAAACATGCATGAATTGCCACAGCCAAGTAAAGATGAACAGCCCGAAGTTGGCCGCTTTGAGAGAAAGTTGGGAAACGGGGACTCCGGTTGAATGGGTTAAGATTCACAAATCCCCAGATTATGTTTATTTCAACCACGCCGTGCATGTTAATCGAGGAGTCAGTTGTTATAGCTGTCATGGTAAGGTCAATGAGATGCGGGTGGTCTGGCATGAACACTCACAGAGTATGGGATGGTGCTTGGATTGTCACCGTGCTCCGGAAAAGAACCTTCGGCCACTGAATGAGATTTATAACTTAGATTGGCAAGCGGACTCCCAGGAATCGCAAATCGAGCAAGGCTTAAAATATGTTGAAGCTTGGAATGTTAATCCTCCAGTAAGTTGTGCAGGATGTCACAGGTAA
- a CDS encoding TAT-variant-translocated molybdopterin oxidoreductase, whose protein sequence is MSQVMNEANSSNEMTKATGKRYWRGLEEYAESPEFHSWLEREFPAGANEFWGGDTSRRSFLKLMGASMALAGLGLSGCRRPEAHIVPFTETPEWMVPGKTVRYATAYPGRRGALPLLVSSYEGRPIKIDGNHLYKPTTGGTTGFAQASILDLYDPHRSKIWKKDGKKVSAEDRNQMWDELKGALDKQGGKGVAFLVDKVMSPTRDRLRDQLLQLYPQLTWTEYDPLLGRDEEKAKSLAFGENIEILPHYDKADLVYSLDCDFLGTDEGGVSAVKAFSKKRKVRKPTDKMSRLYVAENRFTMTGGVADHRLCLQRSHIPGLVVEIAKVCVKEGKTSPALESAIASSKAKLPDHIDKKWVEESAKDLVAHAGKSIVNIGSTHAAPVQLLVYSLNEALGNLGKTMTVRFAPEKQEHTQFASIAEMAKQVDSGAVETVVILGGNPVYDLPKVGAYKELWKKVKKIVRWGLFDDETSAIAHWQIPAAHYLESWGDTLSLDGTYLSIQPLILPLYGGISQIEFLSKLMGVVELPMELVKETFRNRLSSEPADEYDFKALWERFVHGGFLEEQTPKKVIPSLRMGRVAKYLSRNGIQPGVDKDELELVFVPSYSMDDGRYIDNAWMQEAADPITKLTWDNAILINPKTADELGLESKMVRGIQTSDIVRVKVGDKVVEGPILKNPGHARNSITVSFGYGRTSTGFVGEDCGYDAYKLLDYDFHGFASEGVSIEKVDKKEQKLAVTQEHHSMEGRAIVREAPLDYYKKYPDFTSYLGVEGHSPVPIESFYEPPPLTDEHQWAMVIDLTSCTGCNACIVACQSENNIPVVGRDQVMKGREMHWVRVDRYFSGSDEDAHAMLNQPVSCMHCENAPCETVCPVNATVHSEDGLNVMVYNRCIGTRYCANNCPYKVRRFNYFDYNQRELDKIYNPPFSEVWGAPSPKGSPETVKMSKNPNVTVRMRGVMEKCTYCVQRLQEAKINAKVKARDSKNTRIKRDSVLVACQQACPADCIVFGDKSDPGSAVSQHIKLDHNYSVLGYLNVKPRTTYLARLRNPNPRMPDAHLVADEFQYELEKHEKHKKAKKKKYGKSHDKGHGSDDEHAYGNSHKKDEKHSIKAGEYH, encoded by the coding sequence ATGTCACAGGTAATGAACGAAGCAAATAGCAGTAACGAGATGACGAAGGCGACAGGTAAGCGTTATTGGCGCGGCCTAGAGGAGTACGCAGAGTCGCCAGAGTTTCATTCATGGTTAGAAAGAGAATTTCCTGCTGGCGCTAATGAATTCTGGGGAGGAGACACATCCCGCCGCAGTTTCTTGAAGCTAATGGGAGCGTCGATGGCGCTAGCAGGCTTGGGTTTATCCGGATGTCGTCGTCCTGAAGCTCATATTGTTCCTTTTACGGAGACACCTGAGTGGATGGTGCCTGGGAAAACCGTTCGTTATGCTACGGCATATCCAGGAAGAAGGGGCGCTTTGCCATTGTTGGTAAGTAGCTATGAAGGTCGTCCTATCAAAATAGATGGGAATCATCTTTACAAACCTACGACAGGTGGAACAACTGGTTTTGCCCAAGCATCTATTCTTGACCTTTACGATCCACACCGGTCTAAAATTTGGAAAAAAGATGGAAAGAAAGTTTCTGCTGAAGACAGGAACCAGATGTGGGATGAGCTGAAAGGCGCCCTAGATAAGCAAGGTGGCAAAGGTGTGGCATTTCTGGTGGACAAAGTGATGTCTCCTACTAGGGATCGATTGAGAGACCAGCTACTGCAGCTCTATCCTCAATTGACCTGGACGGAATACGACCCATTACTCGGCAGAGATGAAGAAAAAGCTAAAAGCTTAGCTTTTGGAGAAAATATTGAGATTCTACCTCATTATGACAAGGCTGATCTTGTTTATTCTTTGGATTGCGACTTCTTGGGAACGGATGAAGGTGGTGTCAGTGCGGTCAAAGCTTTTTCTAAAAAGCGCAAGGTAAGGAAGCCCACAGATAAGATGAGCCGTCTTTACGTTGCTGAGAATCGCTTTACCATGACAGGTGGCGTGGCAGATCACCGACTATGTCTACAAAGGAGCCATATCCCAGGGCTCGTTGTTGAAATAGCGAAAGTCTGTGTCAAGGAGGGCAAGACCTCACCTGCTTTAGAATCGGCGATTGCTTCATCAAAGGCTAAATTACCCGATCATATTGATAAAAAATGGGTAGAGGAATCGGCCAAGGATTTAGTAGCTCACGCTGGAAAAAGTATAGTCAATATTGGCAGCACGCATGCAGCACCGGTTCAGCTATTAGTTTACAGCCTGAATGAAGCACTAGGCAACTTGGGCAAAACAATGACAGTTCGTTTTGCACCAGAGAAGCAAGAGCATACTCAATTTGCTTCGATTGCTGAGATGGCAAAGCAAGTAGATAGTGGAGCGGTAGAGACAGTGGTTATTCTTGGCGGAAACCCTGTATATGACTTGCCTAAAGTGGGGGCGTACAAAGAGCTTTGGAAAAAGGTTAAGAAAATAGTTCGTTGGGGGCTTTTCGATGATGAGACAAGTGCTATTGCCCATTGGCAAATTCCGGCGGCTCATTATCTAGAAAGTTGGGGAGACACTTTGTCACTTGATGGGACTTATCTCTCAATCCAGCCATTGATTTTACCCCTCTATGGGGGAATCTCCCAAATCGAATTTCTGAGTAAACTAATGGGGGTGGTTGAATTACCTATGGAGCTAGTGAAGGAAACATTCCGCAATCGCTTATCCTCGGAGCCAGCAGACGAATATGACTTCAAAGCCCTATGGGAAAGGTTTGTTCATGGAGGGTTTCTTGAAGAGCAGACTCCAAAGAAAGTCATACCTTCTTTACGAATGGGTCGAGTGGCAAAGTATCTATCGCGCAACGGCATCCAACCCGGTGTTGACAAAGATGAACTAGAGTTAGTCTTTGTGCCAAGCTATAGCATGGATGATGGGCGTTACATTGATAATGCCTGGATGCAAGAGGCAGCAGATCCTATTACAAAGTTGACTTGGGATAACGCCATCTTGATCAATCCTAAGACTGCGGATGAATTAGGGCTTGAAAGCAAGATGGTGAGAGGAATACAAACCTCAGATATCGTCAGAGTAAAGGTGGGTGATAAGGTTGTAGAAGGTCCTATTCTCAAGAATCCAGGTCACGCAAGAAATTCAATTACCGTTTCTTTCGGCTACGGTAGAACAAGTACCGGGTTTGTTGGTGAAGATTGTGGCTATGACGCCTACAAGTTATTAGATTATGATTTTCATGGTTTCGCATCGGAAGGTGTCTCCATAGAAAAAGTAGATAAAAAGGAGCAGAAGCTAGCTGTTACCCAAGAACATCACAGCATGGAGGGACGTGCTATTGTTCGTGAAGCTCCGCTCGATTACTATAAAAAGTATCCTGACTTTACAAGTTACCTGGGTGTGGAAGGCCACTCACCAGTTCCGATTGAATCTTTCTATGAGCCACCTCCTCTTACCGATGAACATCAATGGGCAATGGTTATCGATTTAACCAGTTGCACAGGCTGTAATGCCTGTATTGTCGCTTGTCAAAGTGAGAACAACATTCCGGTTGTAGGGCGTGATCAGGTTATGAAGGGTCGGGAGATGCATTGGGTTCGAGTGGATCGTTACTTCAGTGGTTCTGATGAAGATGCTCACGCGATGTTAAATCAGCCTGTGAGTTGCATGCACTGTGAGAATGCTCCTTGTGAAACGGTTTGCCCTGTTAACGCGACAGTTCATAGTGAAGACGGTTTAAATGTCATGGTTTACAACCGTTGTATAGGAACCCGCTATTGCGCAAATAACTGTCCTTACAAAGTCAGGCGCTTCAACTACTTTGACTATAACCAACGCGAGTTAGACAAAATTTATAATCCTCCATTCTCTGAGGTGTGGGGGGCACCATCACCCAAGGGCTCACCGGAGACTGTTAAGATGTCTAAGAATCCTAATGTGACTGTTCGTATGCGAGGCGTGATGGAGAAGTGCACTTACTGTGTGCAACGCTTACAAGAGGCTAAGATAAATGCCAAGGTCAAAGCTCGTGATTCTAAAAATACCAGAATCAAGCGAGATTCTGTTCTGGTGGCCTGCCAACAAGCTTGTCCGGCAGATTGTATTGTCTTTGGTGATAAGAGTGATCCTGGCAGTGCAGTTAGTCAGCATATCAAGTTGGACCATAATTATAGTGTGCTGGGCTATTTGAACGTGAAGCCGAGAACAACCTATCTTGCTCGTTTGAGAAATCCCAACCCGCGTATGCCAGATGCGCATCTTGTTGCTGATGAGTTCCAATATGAGCTTGAAAAGCACGAAAAGCATAAAAAGGCTAAAAAGAAAAAGTACGGGAAATCTCATGACAAAGGTCATGGGTCAGATGACGAACATGCCTATGGTAATTCGCACAAAAAGGATGAAAAACATTCAATTAAGGCAGGAGAATACCATTAA
- the nrfD gene encoding NrfD/PsrC family molybdoenzyme membrane anchor subunit: MNELAFGPAKGNMMEKRSLVDNNRSFHWITERVSGICEAKAPLWWWISIVPCGLIATLVPAMLIYLVATGVGIWGLNQPVSWAWDITNFVFWIGIGHAGTLISAILFLTRQKWRTAVNRSAEAMTIFAVICAGIFPAFHVGRFWLVWFLAPVPNANAIWPNFKSPLLWDVFAVSTYFTVSLIFWYVGLIPDLATFRDRAIKMGNKIKAWAYGFFSLGWCGSNRQWRHYEKAYLILAGISTPLVLSVHSIVSFDFATSVIPGWHTTIFPPYFVAGAIFGGFAMVLTLLIPFRAIFKLHDIITIKHIDNMSKIVVLTGTIVGYAYLSELFIAWYGANPYEWWAFLNNRVADPYIFGPLAGVDPAPYWWSYWLMMICNVIAPQFFWFKYFRKNVYWCWAIVFLGPNVGMWFERFVIIVTSIHRDFLPGAWGYFSPSWVDITLFVGTIGLFMFLFLLFVRFLPMITMFEVKAVMPQADPHNDVPDGDGKGDEK; the protein is encoded by the coding sequence ATGAATGAGTTAGCTTTTGGGCCTGCAAAAGGCAATATGATGGAGAAACGCTCCTTGGTTGATAACAACCGGAGTTTTCATTGGATCACAGAGCGTGTGTCCGGTATTTGCGAAGCCAAAGCGCCATTGTGGTGGTGGATTTCAATCGTGCCTTGTGGATTAATCGCCACACTTGTGCCTGCCATGTTGATTTACTTGGTGGCGACTGGAGTGGGTATTTGGGGTTTGAATCAGCCGGTGAGTTGGGCCTGGGATATTACTAACTTCGTTTTCTGGATCGGTATCGGTCACGCGGGAACGTTGATTTCTGCGATTCTTTTTTTGACCCGCCAAAAGTGGAGAACTGCTGTGAACCGATCAGCAGAGGCAATGACCATTTTTGCAGTAATCTGTGCAGGTATCTTTCCCGCTTTCCACGTGGGACGTTTCTGGTTGGTTTGGTTCTTGGCTCCTGTTCCTAATGCCAATGCCATTTGGCCAAACTTTAAAAGTCCGCTTCTATGGGATGTCTTTGCGGTTTCAACCTATTTCACCGTTTCATTGATCTTCTGGTATGTAGGATTGATCCCAGATTTAGCAACCTTCCGAGATCGGGCGATTAAGATGGGAAATAAAATCAAGGCTTGGGCTTATGGTTTTTTCTCACTTGGTTGGTGTGGATCTAACCGCCAGTGGAGGCATTATGAAAAAGCTTATCTTATCTTGGCGGGTATCTCGACGCCACTGGTTCTTTCAGTTCATAGTATCGTATCTTTCGACTTTGCTACCTCAGTGATTCCTGGTTGGCATACGACAATTTTCCCGCCTTACTTTGTCGCGGGAGCTATCTTTGGCGGTTTTGCTATGGTGCTAACGCTTTTGATTCCTTTCCGGGCGATATTCAAGTTGCACGATATCATTACCATCAAGCACATCGACAATATGTCCAAGATTGTCGTGCTTACTGGAACGATTGTTGGTTATGCCTATCTCAGTGAGCTATTCATTGCCTGGTATGGGGCAAATCCTTATGAGTGGTGGGCCTTTTTAAATAACAGAGTGGCAGATCCCTATATTTTCGGACCTCTAGCGGGCGTGGATCCAGCACCTTACTGGTGGTCGTATTGGTTGATGATGATTTGTAACGTGATTGCTCCGCAGTTTTTCTGGTTTAAGTATTTCCGCAAGAATGTGTATTGGTGCTGGGCCATTGTATTTTTGGGGCCAAACGTGGGGATGTGGTTTGAACGTTTTGTGATTATTGTTACTTCTATTCACCGAGACTTTTTGCCTGGTGCCTGGGGATACTTCTCACCAAGTTGGGTGGATATTACTTTGTTTGTTGGAACCATAGGATTATTCATGTTCCTCTTTCTCCTCTTTGTTCGTTTTCTACCGATGATCACGATGTTTGAAGTCAAGGCAGTTATGCCCCAGGCTGATCCACATAATGATGTACCTGATGGTGATGGAAAAGGGGATGAGAAATGA
- a CDS encoding DUF3341 domain-containing protein: protein MKRRAKNTEIVYGMGARFASPKALMEAAEKARDKGFRRWDVHSPFPIHGMDAAMGLGNSRVSAVSLAGGVTGFLTALILIFYSSGIDYPLIVQGKPYFAFEPTFPIFFELTILLTAFGTIGGMLVFNRLPAWYHPAFNWDLFSERVNDDGFFIIIQSRDPLFAEKETKEFLESLGGTDVTLIKEEA, encoded by the coding sequence ATGAAGCGTCGAGCAAAAAATACAGAAATAGTCTATGGCATGGGTGCGCGATTTGCTAGCCCGAAGGCACTTATGGAAGCTGCTGAGAAGGCTCGTGACAAAGGGTTTAGACGTTGGGATGTTCACTCGCCATTTCCCATTCATGGCATGGATGCCGCCATGGGCTTAGGTAATTCAAGAGTTTCCGCTGTGTCTTTGGCAGGGGGTGTTACAGGATTTTTAACAGCTCTGATACTGATATTTTATAGCTCGGGTATCGATTATCCACTTATTGTTCAAGGTAAGCCTTACTTCGCTTTTGAACCTACTTTTCCTATTTTCTTTGAGCTCACTATTCTGCTAACCGCGTTTGGAACTATTGGTGGGATGTTGGTCTTTAACCGTTTACCAGCTTGGTACCACCCAGCTTTCAATTGGGATTTGTTTTCAGAGAGAGTAAACGACGACGGGTTTTTTATTATCATTCAATCTAGGGATCCTTTGTTTGCCGAAAAGGAGACCAAGGAATTTTTAGAGTCTTTAGGGGGGACTGATGTCACTTTGATTAAGGAAGAAGCATGA
- a CDS encoding cytochrome c, with translation MRFFFAAFIILILSVVIFFGFRRDTYEIFGLATESKPGRFFLEPPIEIFPDMDHQPKYKAQTSTDFFADGRSNRKPIQGTLSFDQPIGDEYLLTGQMKGDWGNGLPVEVTAELLERGKERYVINCQVCHGATGIGNGIVSQYGLGGIASLVDERIQQQPDGQIYYTIVKGKGQMGPYSHIEVKDRWAIVAYIRALQIKEGATAASMMPPQPDLEEESMEEEASSTLEEADAVDDIAKVKTASKQSTTESLSQ, from the coding sequence ATGAGATTTTTTTTCGCAGCTTTTATCATTTTAATTTTGTCTGTTGTCATCTTTTTTGGCTTCAGAAGAGATACCTATGAGATTTTTGGACTGGCAACTGAAAGTAAGCCGGGACGCTTTTTCCTAGAACCACCAATTGAGATATTTCCTGATATGGATCATCAGCCTAAGTATAAAGCGCAAACATCCACGGACTTCTTTGCAGATGGCAGAAGTAACCGCAAACCTATTCAAGGCACTCTGTCGTTCGACCAGCCAATTGGCGACGAATATCTTTTAACTGGTCAGATGAAAGGTGACTGGGGAAACGGCTTACCCGTGGAAGTAACCGCAGAGCTACTCGAAAGAGGAAAAGAGCGCTATGTGATTAATTGCCAGGTCTGTCACGGTGCAACCGGCATAGGCAATGGCATTGTCTCACAGTATGGGCTAGGTGGTATTGCAAGTTTGGTCGACGAACGAATTCAACAACAACCAGATGGCCAGATATATTATACAATCGTTAAAGGCAAAGGTCAGATGGGGCCATATTCACATATTGAAGTGAAGGATAGGTGGGCGATCGTAGCTTATATTCGTGCCCTGCAGATTAAAGAAGGTGCCACTGCTGCTTCTATGATGCCCCCCCAGCCAGATTTAGAAGAAGAGAGCATGGAAGAGGAGGCTAGCTCAACACTTGAAGAAGCAGACGCAGTTGATGATATCGCGAAAGTTAAGACTGCATCTAAACAATCAACAACGGAAAGTCTATCACAATAG